A region of Cellulophaga sp. RHA19 DNA encodes the following proteins:
- a CDS encoding zinc-dependent peptidase, whose product MFYTIGFTLLIAFAIYAFIITRNKKVEKFPSNWHTLLVSKVGFYKKLSSSEQQRFQKRIMLFLSEVHIESVGFSVDDIDKILIASSAVIPVFNFTEWHYKHLSTVLIYPEHFNEDLSFAKKDKDRNIAGMVGNGQFKNQMLLSRKALHNGFKNKSRIHNTGIHEFIHLIDKQDGVIDGIPERLLNEPYIIPWLKTIHKKMEDINDNKSDIRNYGGTNEAEFLAVASEYFFEKPEIMKKKHPDLYQMLKSCFQAKD is encoded by the coding sequence ATGTTTTATACCATAGGATTTACCCTTTTAATAGCTTTTGCTATTTATGCATTTATAATTACTAGAAATAAAAAAGTAGAAAAATTCCCTTCTAATTGGCACACGTTGTTGGTTTCTAAAGTAGGGTTTTACAAAAAATTGTCATCAAGTGAACAACAAAGATTTCAAAAACGAATAATGCTATTTTTAAGCGAGGTGCATATAGAAAGTGTTGGCTTTAGTGTAGATGATATTGATAAAATTTTAATAGCCTCTAGTGCTGTAATTCCAGTATTTAATTTTACAGAGTGGCATTACAAGCATTTAAGTACAGTACTTATTTATCCAGAGCATTTTAATGAAGACCTAAGTTTTGCTAAAAAAGATAAAGACAGAAATATTGCAGGTATGGTGGGTAACGGACAGTTTAAAAACCAGATGCTTTTATCTAGAAAAGCACTGCACAATGGGTTTAAAAATAAGTCTCGTATTCACAATACAGGAATACATGAGTTTATACATTTAATAGATAAACAAGACGGTGTAATAGATGGTATACCAGAACGCTTGCTAAATGAGCCATATATTATTCCTTGGTTAAAAACCATACATAAAAAGATGGAGGATATAAATGATAACAAATCAGATATTAGAAATTATGGAGGTACAAATGAAGCCGAGTTTTTAGCAGTAGCTTCAGAATATTTTTTTGAAAAACCAGAAATAATGAAAAAAAAGCATCCAGATTTATACCAGATGCTTAAGTCTTGTTTTCAGGCAAAAGATTAA
- a CDS encoding outer membrane protein assembly factor BamB family protein, producing MKNRYLLTTICTLLISAFALGQTISLGSDEPETNQYSNDKIATSIKEILSTTNNKDILGNEKVENDLIIVLKNDGEITSYDLESLDQKWNIKFTDSSYNKMRNQFKIENSILYATSTQKEIIAANVNDGSLYWKTEIGMHSGVDKRYVISGQHLPIQGNLIFLASNNKQLYAFNKYTGDKVWNYKLQFPFNNYTPVLNKDNLVISNAPYVYSFKSQTGQAIWQRGFGNTPMYSLMQIDDKKAYVANEYNKVYALNIDDMASIAWEYQTEHTYANIDSNTILDGGTYYFASETDNDTLDAIALNSDNGELLWKTSLNIDGDDVRYFSKYNNYIYGFTKADTNAFFMLNAADGKQLKISQPKEKILSNIFISNGELTFLTKNYFVTYNLKTKKYAYKDIKLEYEVNDAFNLYFEIVKAN from the coding sequence ATGAAAAATAGATATTTACTAACAACAATATGTACACTGCTTATTAGTGCTTTTGCATTAGGGCAAACAATAAGCCTTGGCAGTGATGAGCCCGAAACAAACCAGTATAGTAATGACAAAATTGCTACATCTATTAAAGAGATCCTAAGCACAACAAATAACAAGGATATTTTAGGCAATGAAAAAGTAGAAAATGACCTTATTATTGTTTTAAAAAACGATGGAGAAATAACGTCTTATGATTTAGAAAGTTTAGACCAAAAATGGAATATTAAGTTTACAGATAGCTCTTATAATAAAATGAGGAATCAGTTTAAAATTGAAAACTCTATTTTATATGCTACAAGCACACAAAAAGAAATTATTGCTGCTAATGTAAATGATGGCAGTCTGTATTGGAAAACAGAAATTGGTATGCACTCTGGCGTAGATAAAAGGTATGTAATTAGTGGTCAGCATTTACCAATACAAGGAAATTTAATTTTTTTAGCATCTAACAACAAACAACTATACGCTTTTAACAAATATACAGGAGACAAAGTATGGAACTACAAGTTACAGTTTCCTTTCAATAACTATACGCCTGTTTTAAACAAAGACAACCTTGTAATATCTAACGCGCCTTATGTGTACTCTTTTAAATCACAAACAGGACAAGCAATTTGGCAAAGAGGTTTTGGTAATACCCCTATGTATTCTTTAATGCAGATTGATGATAAAAAAGCTTACGTAGCTAACGAATATAATAAAGTATATGCTTTAAATATTGACGATATGGCGTCTATAGCTTGGGAATACCAAACCGAACATACATATGCCAATATAGACAGCAACACTATACTAGACGGTGGAACGTATTATTTTGCATCTGAAACAGATAATGATACCTTAGATGCTATTGCTTTAAATAGTGATAATGGAGAGTTACTATGGAAAACCAGTCTAAATATTGATGGTGATGATGTTAGGTACTTTAGTAAATACAACAACTATATTTATGGTTTTACAAAGGCTGATACTAATGCATTTTTTATGCTAAACGCGGCAGATGGTAAGCAGTTAAAAATTAGTCAGCCTAAGGAGAAGATACTATCTAATATTTTTATTTCTAATGGCGAACTAACATTTTTAACAAAAAACTATTTTGTAACCTACAACCTTAAAACAAAAAAGTACGCTTACAAAGACATTAAACTAGAATATGAGGTTAATGATGCTTTTAATTTATATTTTGAAATAGTTAAAGCCAATTAA
- a CDS encoding SDR family oxidoreductase translates to MKKTAYITGGSKGIGLGIAEALLKEGVNVAITARTQNDLDEAEKHLKTIGDAEVLVIKSDVRNLADEENAIQQVVDKWGQLDYCIANAGVGRFSPVDEMSAEDWNAVIDINVTGVFNTIKSAIPALKKSKGYIITIASLAGTNYFEKGAAYNASKFAVVGFSQAIMLDLRPYDIKVTTIMPGSVATYFNGHTPTDADAWKIQPEDIGQMVVDLTQMNPRTLPSKVEVRPAVPPSAKK, encoded by the coding sequence ATGAAAAAAACAGCATACATAACAGGTGGTTCTAAAGGAATAGGATTAGGAATAGCAGAAGCATTGCTAAAAGAAGGAGTTAATGTAGCTATTACAGCAAGAACGCAGAATGATTTAGATGAGGCAGAAAAACACTTAAAAACAATTGGGGATGCAGAGGTTTTAGTAATTAAATCTGATGTAAGAAACCTAGCAGATGAAGAAAATGCCATACAACAAGTTGTAGACAAGTGGGGACAATTAGATTATTGTATAGCTAACGCAGGCGTAGGAAGATTTTCTCCTGTTGATGAAATGAGTGCGGAGGATTGGAATGCCGTTATAGATATAAATGTAACAGGAGTTTTTAATACCATAAAGTCTGCAATACCTGCCCTTAAAAAGTCTAAAGGTTATATTATTACTATTGCAAGTTTGGCTGGTACTAATTATTTTGAAAAAGGAGCAGCTTATAACGCTAGTAAATTTGCTGTGGTAGGTTTTTCACAAGCTATTATGCTAGACTTAAGACCTTACGATATTAAAGTAACTACTATTATGCCAGGCTCTGTAGCCACTTATTTTAACGGACACACACCTACAGATGCAGATGCTTGGAAAATTCAGCCAGAAGATATAGGACAAATGGTGGTAGACTTAACGCAAATGAATCCAAGAACATTACCAAGTAAAGTAGAGGTAAGGCCAGCTGTACCGCCTTCTGCAAAAAAATAA
- a CDS encoding lipocalin family protein, producing the protein MKKTSYLFALLVFSLVTISCNNDDDTTKSDPEVDNATKIIGLWEIDKQFLNGDILPFTDECQAIETTEFKADESFFSVELDPIDGECVDAEPSKGTWSISNSELTLNFTQTGSLIQNDTYVFEILDLTSSSLKIKITSLDVDDDGNNDEYEIQYVK; encoded by the coding sequence ATGAAAAAAACATCTTATTTATTTGCCTTACTAGTTTTTAGCTTAGTTACAATTAGTTGTAATAACGATGATGACACAACCAAATCAGATCCAGAAGTAGATAATGCAACAAAAATTATTGGTCTTTGGGAAATTGACAAACAATTTTTAAATGGAGATATTCTCCCGTTTACTGATGAATGCCAAGCAATTGAAACTACTGAATTTAAAGCAGATGAATCCTTTTTTTCTGTAGAACTAGATCCAATAGACGGAGAGTGTGTTGATGCAGAACCATCTAAAGGAACTTGGAGCATTAGTAATTCTGAGTTAACTCTAAACTTCACTCAAACTGGAAGTTTAATTCAAAATGACACTTATGTATTTGAGATATTAGACTTAACTAGTAGCTCTTTAAAAATTAAAATAACCTCTTTAGATGTAGATGACGACGGTAACAATGACGAATACGAGATACAATATGTAAAATAA
- a CDS encoding leucine-rich repeat domain-containing protein: MNSQIKTYVSLLKISILALFISCNTDDDSKVLSSKKEIIEFTFTTEDNSNLTANIAAKIDQDKKIISVSFPFDTNITKLKPTITIAPNSTINPKTKVEQDFSNTVYYTVTAEDKTEQKYKVEVVVEDKKLTDREILLEFYNANPDNTLYWDLSDSTMDSWYGVKHTDGNVTEVTIINKNIATLPASFGGLKNLNKLALVKGQLSNLPEEIINLTSLTTLYIISNNITDLPEKIDNLTELKDLNIANNKLKAIPKQIGNLKNLESLNISDNELKEIPTEIGTLSNLTTLSLGGDNIVNIPSTINNLTKLNKLYLNLINLASFPIDLKNFTDLIHLTLHCKLISFPTEIGTLSNLTSLAIINMDLASFPEEIGTLTNLVTLSLDNNNLTSFPKGINTLSKLTTLAINNNNINAVPDEITVFTNLKTLSFKGNQLVSIPTKIEKLTQLTYLNLEENKLTSIPAEIGNLGYLEDLFLEKNELSTIPQSVCDLKSNNNTTIFIDPGVTCN, translated from the coding sequence ATGAATAGTCAAATTAAAACATATGTAAGCCTACTAAAAATAAGCATCTTAGCCTTGTTTATCTCTTGTAATACAGATGATGACAGTAAAGTGCTAAGTAGTAAAAAAGAGATTATAGAATTTACTTTTACAACAGAAGACAATTCTAATTTAACGGCTAATATTGCAGCTAAAATAGACCAAGACAAAAAAATAATTTCGGTTTCTTTTCCTTTTGACACTAATATTACGAAGCTTAAACCTACAATAACTATAGCTCCAAATTCTACTATAAACCCTAAAACTAAAGTAGAACAAGATTTTAGCAATACTGTTTACTATACTGTTACCGCTGAAGATAAAACAGAACAGAAATATAAAGTAGAAGTAGTTGTTGAAGATAAAAAACTTACAGATCGTGAAATTTTATTAGAGTTTTACAATGCAAATCCTGACAATACTTTATACTGGGATTTAAGCGACTCTACAATGGATTCTTGGTATGGCGTTAAACATACTGATGGTAATGTAACTGAGGTTACAATTATTAACAAAAATATTGCAACATTGCCAGCATCATTTGGGGGACTTAAAAACTTAAATAAACTTGCGCTAGTAAAGGGGCAATTATCTAACTTACCTGAAGAAATAATTAATTTAACAAGCCTTACTACTCTTTATATTATTAGCAATAATATTACAGATCTTCCAGAAAAAATAGACAACTTAACAGAGCTTAAAGACCTTAATATTGCAAACAACAAGCTAAAAGCTATTCCTAAACAAATAGGTAATTTAAAAAACTTAGAGAGTTTAAATATTAGTGATAATGAATTAAAAGAAATACCAACAGAAATTGGTACTCTAAGCAACTTAACAACACTGTCTTTAGGTGGTGATAACATTGTAAATATCCCTTCTACAATTAATAACTTAACTAAGCTTAATAAGCTATACCTTAATCTAATTAATTTAGCTAGTTTTCCTATAGATTTAAAAAACTTTACAGACTTAATACACCTAACGTTACACTGTAAATTAATTAGTTTTCCTACTGAAATAGGTACACTTAGTAATTTAACTAGTTTGGCTATTATTAATATGGATTTAGCTAGCTTTCCTGAAGAAATTGGGACACTAACAAACCTAGTTACCCTAAGTTTAGATAATAATAATTTAACTAGTTTTCCAAAAGGAATTAATACACTTTCTAAGTTAACTACATTAGCTATTAATAATAACAACATAAATGCTGTTCCTGATGAAATAACAGTTTTTACTAACCTTAAAACATTGTCTTTTAAAGGTAATCAACTAGTTAGTATTCCAACAAAAATAGAGAAACTAACCCAACTAACTTATTTAAATTTAGAAGAAAATAAATTAACTAGTATACCTGCTGAAATAGGAAACCTTGGATATTTAGAAGATTTATTTTTAGAAAAAAATGAACTTAGCACTATACCACAAAGTGTATGTGACTTAAAAAGTAATAATAACACCACTATTTTTATTGACCCGGGCGTAACTTGCAACTAA
- a CDS encoding ArsO family NAD(P)H-dependent flavin-containing monooxygenase, with product MKSNSEHKIYDCIIIGGGQAGLSVGYFFRRTKLEYLILDEQDTAGGAWLKTWDSLKLFSPAAYSSLSGWQMPNTDEEYPTKNEFIKYITAYKKRYNFPVNYSTNVQQVVKEHNLYKITTNKGVFYSKTLVSATGTAKNPFIPTYPKADIFKGELIHSVNYKNASNLKDKNVIVVGGGNSGAQILAEVSKVAKTKWVTLKEPNFLPKEIDGRYLFKQATESYVNNDTKSYTEKVSLSDIVQIKSVQEALKREVFKDYRPFTSFYENGVIWEGNTKEPVDVIIWCTGFRANLEHLSALQITQNSKINTTGTKATDINGLWLVGYGNWTGFASATIYGVGKTAKQTVKEIVAYVDNI from the coding sequence ATGAAAAGTAACTCTGAACATAAAATATACGACTGTATTATTATTGGTGGCGGACAAGCAGGTTTGTCTGTTGGTTATTTTTTTAGAAGAACAAAATTAGAGTATCTTATTTTAGACGAACAAGATACCGCTGGTGGTGCTTGGCTAAAAACTTGGGACAGTTTAAAGCTATTTTCGCCTGCTGCATACAGTTCTTTATCTGGCTGGCAAATGCCTAATACAGATGAAGAATACCCTACTAAAAATGAGTTTATTAAGTATATTACTGCTTATAAAAAAAGATACAATTTTCCTGTAAACTATAGTACAAATGTGCAACAGGTTGTTAAAGAACATAATTTATATAAAATAACTACAAACAAAGGTGTTTTTTATAGTAAAACATTAGTAAGTGCTACGGGTACTGCTAAAAATCCTTTTATTCCAACATATCCAAAAGCAGACATTTTTAAAGGAGAACTAATACATTCTGTAAATTATAAAAATGCTAGTAATTTAAAAGATAAAAATGTTATTGTTGTTGGCGGCGGTAACTCTGGTGCTCAAATTTTAGCAGAAGTATCTAAAGTTGCTAAAACAAAATGGGTTACCTTAAAAGAACCTAATTTTTTACCTAAGGAGATAGATGGTCGTTATTTGTTTAAACAGGCCACAGAAAGCTATGTTAATAACGACACAAAAAGCTATACAGAGAAAGTGTCATTAAGTGATATTGTACAAATTAAAAGCGTACAAGAAGCCTTAAAAAGAGAGGTTTTTAAAGATTATAGGCCTTTTACATCCTTTTATGAAAATGGTGTTATCTGGGAAGGCAACACTAAAGAACCTGTAGATGTAATTATTTGGTGTACTGGCTTTAGAGCTAATTTAGAACATTTGTCTGCATTGCAAATTACCCAAAACAGTAAAATAAACACAACAGGTACTAAAGCTACAGATATAAATGGCTTGTGGTTGGTTGGCTATGGCAATTGGACGGGTTTTGCCTCTGCTACTATTTATGGCGTTGGAAAAACTGCTAAACAAACTGTAAAGGAGATTGTTGCTTATGTTGATAATATATGA